CTCGGCGAAGAGGTCGCCGGGGGTGAGGATTTTGATGATATGCTCGCGCCCGTCGCCGGTGGCTTTGACGATTTTGACCTTGCCGCTTTTGACGTAGTGGAAGCCTTCGCCGCTGTCGCCTTCGAAAAAAATGACCGTTCCGCGACGGTACACCCTTTCGATGGTGTACTGGTGGATGGTCAGCAGGGCTTCGTCGGGGAGGTCGGCGAAAACGGGGATCTTTCTGAGGTATTGTACGTCCTTCACAATGTCACTCCCCAGTTACATGCCGTATTTTACCGCCACCTCGGGTTTGAGGTAGGACTGGACGTTGTTGCGGCCGAGCTGTTTGGCGCGATAGAGGGCGCGGTCGGCCTGCTCGAAGATCACCTGGCTGTTCATCCCCGGCTTTTTTACCGACAGACCGATGCTGATGGTGACCGGGATGCGGCCTTTTTCGCCTTCGAAGGCCCATTCGGCGACTTTGCTGCGGAGCCGTTCGGCGATTTTCAGCCCCACCTGGGCGGTGGTGCCGGGCAGGACGACGACGAATTCCTCGCCGCCGTAGCGGAAGGCGAGATCGCCGCTGCGCACGCTTACTTTGATGATGTTGCCGAGGGCGACCAGCACTTTGTCGCCGATGAGGTGGCCGTGGGTGTCGTTGAGTTTTTTGAAGTGATCGATGTCGATGACGAGGAGAACATACTGGGACAGGCTGTCGATCCGTTCTTTGTAGGCGCGGTGGTTGTAGAGGCCGGTGAGGGCGTCGGTGAGGGCCATGCGGTAGTTACGGTCGTTCTGCCTGATGAGTTCGAGCATCTGTTTGTCGTCGCTGGCCTGTCTGGTGATGAGGGCGTCGATGTAAACGGCGGCGTAGGTGACGACGGCGGCGCCGAGAAGGTTGAAGAGCATCCCGGCTATGGCGGCGGGTGTGACGGCGGGCGTGACGGCGGCGGTGGCGCCGAGCTGGACGGCGGCGATGATCAGCGCGATCCGGACGGCCCGGCGGTGACCGGCCCTGAGGGCCATTCTGAGGAGCAGCAGGGGGTAGAGGATATCGCTGTAGCCGGCCTGGACGAGGGTGAGTCCGGCGCAGAGGGCGACGCTGAGGAAAAGCTCGCCGACGCCGGGAGGCGCTTTGCGCCGGCAGAGGGTAAGGCTATATAGAGCGTAGGCTGCCGCCAGGCCGACCGCCAACTCCCATGCGGATGACTGTAGGTACCAGGCGCTGAGGCCGCTGAAGGCGGCGAAGGCGATGCTCGCCCGGCGCGCCAGTATTTGGATGGATTCCGCGCTGCCGGCGATGCCGGCCGCCCTGTCGTCGTACATCTGTACACCATCCTGAAACTGGTTCCCAATGCTTATATCGGAACATAACAGTGTTCTGTTAAGTCCCATTTGTGTATAATTCCCGGTAAAAACGGAAAATCCTACTAAATATTGTGCTATATTGGAAATAATCTATAAATATGAGGCCAGGGTCCTATATTCTCAGGATCAGGACGGAATGCGAAACCCCCGGCGCGTACGCCGGGGGTTTTTGCGGTGCGAGGGTGAGCGGGCTGCCTAGCCTTTGAGTTTATACAGGCTGCGGTTGCGGTACTTGGTATGCAGCAGGTGATGCGACACTTCGCTGAGCGGCTGGCGGAGGAATTCTTCGTAGAGCTTGGCGACGGCGGGGTTTTGGTGCGATTTGCGCAAAGCCAGACCGGCGTCGACGCGGTAGGCGGCCTCGATACGCTGGCGGCGGACGGCGTCGGTGGTGCCGTAGGGCTGGCCGCCGCCGCCGATGCAGCCGCCGGGGCAGCACATGATTTCGATAAAGGTGTAGTCGGCCAGGCCGGCGCGGAGAAGGTTCATGATGCGGCGGGCGTTGCCGAGGCCGTGGGCTACGGCAACTTTGACGGGGGCGCCGGCGAGGTCGACGGTGGCCTCCTTGATGCCCTGGAGGCCGCGGACGGCGGTGAATTCGACGCTCTCAAGCTCCTGGCCGGTGACGACTTCGTAGACGGTGCGCAGGGCGGCTTCCATGACGCCGCCGGTAACGCCGAAGATGGCGGCGGCGCCGGTGGAGATGCCGAGGGGATCGTCGAAGTCGCTGTCTTGGAGGGCGGCAAAGTCGACTCCGGCCTGTTTGAGGATGCGTCCGAGTTCGCGGGTGGTAAGGACGGCGTCGACGTCCCGATGACCGCTGCTGTTCATTTCCGGACGTTCGCTTTCGAATTTTTTGGCGGTGCAGGGCATTATCGAGACAACGAATATGTCGGCAGGGTCGATGCCGGCCCTGTCGGGGTAGTAGGTTTTGGCGAGGGCGCCGAACATCTGCTGGGGGGATTTGCAGGTGGAGACGTGGGGCAGCAGCTCGGGGTAGCTGTGCTCGATGTATTTGACCCAGCCCGGGCTGCAGGAGGTGATGAGCGGCAGGGCGCCGCCGCTTTTGAGGCGATGGAGGAGTTCGTGGCCTTCTTCCATGATGGTGAGGTCGGCGGTGAAGTCTGTGTCGAAGACGCGGTCGAAGCCGAGTTTGCGCAACGCGGCTACGAGGCGGCCGGTGGCGATCGTCCCCGGCTGCTGGCCGAATTCCTCGGCGATCGATACCCGGACCGCGGGCGCGACCTGGACGACGACGTGCTTGGCGGGGTCGTCGAGGGCGGCCCAGACGCGGGCGATGTCGTCTTTTTCGTGGATGGCGCCGACCGGGCAGACGGCGGCGCACTGGCCGCACAGGACACAGGCGACGTCGCTGAGGGATTTGCCGTATTCGGGGGCCACCTGGACGTCGACGCTGCGGAAATGGCTGTAGAGGATGCCGGTCTCCTGGACATGGTGGCAGACTTCGGCGCAGCGGCCGCATTTGATGCATTTGTTGGGGTTGCGGACGATCGAGGGGGTGGAGGTGTCGAGCGGCAGGGCGTCACAGGCCATTTCGCCCTTGACTTCGCGGATGCCGTAGTCGGCCGCCAGGCGGCGGAGCTCGCAGTTGCCGTTGCGGATGCAGGTGAGGCATTCCTGGGGGTGGTTGGCGAAGATGAGTTCGAGGATGGTCTGGACGGTCTCGCGGATGCGGGGCGAGTTGGTCCTGACCTTCATGCCGGCGGTGACGGCGGTGGCGCAGGAGGCGGCGAGGTTTTTCTGGCCCTCGACTTCGACGACGCACACGCGGCAGTTGGCTTTTACCCGCTGGTCGGGATGGTGGCAGAGGGTGGGTATTTTGACGCCGTGCAGGCTTGCCGCCTCGAGGATGGTGAGCCCGGCGGGCACGGCGACTTCCTGGCCGTTGAGGTGGAATTTGACGGTGCCGGTCATGCTGTCGCCTCCTTTGGTGCGGCTTGGTCGCGGTCGCGGCACAGGGCTTCGTATTCGCCGCGGAAGTATTTGAGCGAGGAGCTGAGGCTGTTGCCGGCCGCTTGGCCGAGGCCGCAGAAAGCGGCGTTCTGCATGGTGCGGGTGTAGCGCTCGAGGTTGTCGATGTCGGCGAGGGTGGCGGCGCCATCCAGCAGGTTGTGGATTATCCGCCCCGCCTGGCGCAGGCCTTCGCGGCAGGGGGTGCACTTGCCGCAGCTTTCGTGAAGGAAGAAGTCGACCCGG
This DNA window, taken from Sporomusaceae bacterium, encodes the following:
- a CDS encoding GGDEF domain-containing protein, coding for MYDDRAAGIAGSAESIQILARRASIAFAAFSGLSAWYLQSSAWELAVGLAAAYALYSLTLCRRKAPPGVGELFLSVALCAGLTLVQAGYSDILYPLLLLRMALRAGHRRAVRIALIIAAVQLGATAAVTPAVTPAAIAGMLFNLLGAAVVTYAAVYIDALITRQASDDKQMLELIRQNDRNYRMALTDALTGLYNHRAYKERIDSLSQYVLLVIDIDHFKKLNDTHGHLIGDKVLVALGNIIKVSVRSGDLAFRYGGEEFVVVLPGTTAQVGLKIAERLRSKVAEWAFEGEKGRIPVTISIGLSVKKPGMNSQVIFEQADRALYRAKQLGRNNVQSYLKPEVAVKYGM
- a CDS encoding NADH-dependent [FeFe] hydrogenase, group A6, with the protein product MTGTVKFHLNGQEVAVPAGLTILEAASLHGVKIPTLCHHPDQRVKANCRVCVVEVEGQKNLAASCATAVTAGMKVRTNSPRIRETVQTILELIFANHPQECLTCIRNGNCELRRLAADYGIREVKGEMACDALPLDTSTPSIVRNPNKCIKCGRCAEVCHHVQETGILYSHFRSVDVQVAPEYGKSLSDVACVLCGQCAAVCPVGAIHEKDDIARVWAALDDPAKHVVVQVAPAVRVSIAEEFGQQPGTIATGRLVAALRKLGFDRVFDTDFTADLTIMEEGHELLHRLKSGGALPLITSCSPGWVKYIEHSYPELLPHVSTCKSPQQMFGALAKTYYPDRAGIDPADIFVVSIMPCTAKKFESERPEMNSSGHRDVDAVLTTRELGRILKQAGVDFAALQDSDFDDPLGISTGAAAIFGVTGGVMEAALRTVYEVVTGQELESVEFTAVRGLQGIKEATVDLAGAPVKVAVAHGLGNARRIMNLLRAGLADYTFIEIMCCPGGCIGGGGQPYGTTDAVRRQRIEAAYRVDAGLALRKSHQNPAVAKLYEEFLRQPLSEVSHHLLHTKYRNRSLYKLKG